One segment of Streptomyces sp. NA02950 DNA contains the following:
- a CDS encoding recombinase family protein, whose amino-acid sequence MSPTPFTANTLDLSAVSGIDDPVITQLRERGRTTTLDLTAGYAQYVPQRPGGYLRLSMHDINEDRRARKEATKRKTAIERQTEDVEAKRQALEWGPFVKLYIDDDTSAYKKKRITRPDGTVDWVVLRKDFQQMLKDLLNGVIDGIVFYDLDRLVRQPRDLEDLANVVDEVKRPAIGATSELNLVRESDCNMARVMCVMLLKQSQDTARRVARDTLGAAEMGIPIGRLGYGWVRKGENVGTKIEKEAAVVRRIFRELVEKNGNPSSITRGLTLSGIPSPGGGEWTTATVKLILSNPRYAGMVLYSGRHRLEPSKQHVGMSKLLTDEKGNPVMGTWDEIVSPQTWFKAQSILKARQEQNGVDSTPVGGHEYGKYLLTGVVRCYKCEKPMEGRWNGQAKYHVYRCPSRGRNGACGSTSRKMKPIDDLIDILMEEFLIEKLGASLSETVQEDEEITEQRMELEEQRNEAITEKEQLKGKWERGELSDVGWSNEDYYEHVGAISKKIRDLIEKLEALGSAPDPQAVESDLALWRSGDNVEKRVIIKRYMKYIQLLKGPKGRGKFDPETVVPIWRETKGHRAGQTSEEATEEASVPQ is encoded by the coding sequence ATGTCCCCTACTCCCTTCACGGCCAACACACTTGACCTGTCCGCCGTATCCGGCATCGACGACCCGGTGATCACCCAGCTCCGCGAGCGGGGCAGGACAACCACCTTGGACCTCACTGCTGGCTACGCCCAGTACGTACCACAGCGACCGGGCGGATACCTACGTCTGTCCATGCATGACATTAACGAAGACCGACGCGCCCGGAAGGAGGCGACCAAGCGAAAGACAGCCATCGAACGACAGACCGAAGACGTTGAGGCCAAGCGTCAGGCCCTCGAGTGGGGCCCGTTCGTCAAGCTGTACATAGACGACGACACCAGCGCATACAAGAAGAAGCGGATCACCCGCCCTGATGGCACCGTTGATTGGGTCGTTCTCCGCAAAGACTTCCAGCAAATGCTGAAGGATCTACTCAATGGGGTAATTGACGGAATCGTCTTCTATGACTTGGACCGCCTAGTTAGGCAACCCCGGGACCTGGAAGATCTTGCGAACGTGGTTGACGAGGTGAAGCGGCCCGCAATCGGAGCAACCAGTGAACTCAATCTCGTCAGGGAATCTGACTGCAATATGGCGCGCGTAATGTGCGTGATGCTGCTGAAGCAGTCTCAGGACACAGCTCGGCGCGTGGCTCGAGACACACTGGGAGCCGCGGAGATGGGTATTCCCATAGGCCGCCTCGGTTATGGATGGGTGCGCAAGGGTGAGAACGTAGGAACGAAGATTGAGAAAGAGGCAGCAGTCGTTAGGCGAATCTTCCGAGAGCTGGTGGAGAAGAACGGGAATCCATCATCCATCACACGTGGACTGACACTCTCGGGAATCCCTTCCCCGGGTGGCGGCGAGTGGACCACGGCCACGGTGAAACTCATTCTCTCGAATCCACGATACGCGGGCATGGTGTTGTACAGCGGACGTCATCGGCTCGAACCCTCAAAACAACATGTCGGAATGTCTAAGCTACTTACCGACGAGAAGGGAAATCCAGTAATGGGGACCTGGGATGAGATTGTGTCTCCACAAACTTGGTTCAAGGCCCAGAGCATCTTAAAAGCACGCCAAGAGCAGAATGGAGTGGATTCCACGCCAGTCGGAGGACATGAATACGGAAAGTACCTACTGACAGGGGTTGTGCGTTGCTATAAATGCGAGAAGCCCATGGAAGGGCGCTGGAATGGACAGGCGAAATACCATGTCTATCGCTGCCCGTCACGCGGCCGGAACGGAGCATGTGGCTCTACTTCACGCAAGATGAAACCGATTGACGACCTCATAGATATCCTCATGGAGGAATTCCTCATAGAGAAGTTGGGGGCTTCACTTAGCGAGACAGTGCAGGAAGACGAGGAGATCACCGAACAACGCATGGAGCTAGAGGAGCAAAGGAATGAAGCCATCACAGAAAAGGAGCAGCTCAAAGGTAAGTGGGAGCGCGGAGAACTCTCTGACGTTGGTTGGTCAAATGAAGACTACTACGAACACGTCGGGGCGATCTCAAAGAAGATCCGCGATCTTATAGAGAAGCTCGAAGCACTCGGTTCGGCCCCCGACCCCCAAGCCGTGGAAAGTGACCTAGCGCTATGGAGGTCAGGGGACAACGTGGAAAAGCGGGTAATAATTAAGCGCTACATGAAGTACATCCAGCTACTCAAAGGCCCAAAGGGCCGGGGCAAGTTTGACCCGGAAACCGTAGTGCCTATCTGGCGGGAGACGAAGGGTCACCGCGCTGGCCAAACCTCCGAAGAAGCGACCGAAGAAGCATCCGTTCCTCAGTAG
- a CDS encoding immune inhibitor A domain-containing protein, producing MNSQRRAARSAAIATVVAALGAAALSTGMARADAPSTRVERHDPAPAKTDVKHDLAGPFSKTREAQREEALRQVISGDAKTAKRGASQVVKLGKGKYVELAREKTDKIFTILADFGDKVDNTTMVDPDGDGPKPPVKKYGGDPGPAHNTIAEPDRKDDNSTAWQKDYDRKHFQDLYFSKDKKKQSLKKYYERQSSGRYSVDGEVSDWVKVDWNEARYGSNYCGSTNCSNAWDLVRDGVNQWAEDQKAAGRTDAQIKADLAEYDQWDRYDFDNDGNFNEPDGYIDHFQIVHAGEDESAGGGAQGENAIWAHRWYAYGTDAGRTGPGENKAGGTQIGDTGIWVGDYTMQPENGGLGVFAHEYGHDLGLPDEYDTTGKGESSVAFWSLMSSGSWLGTGKDSIGDLPGDMNAWDKFQLGWLNYATAKAGKKSTHTLGVAEYNTKNKQALVVELPAKPVTTDVVKPAEGAKQWWSGMGDDLKNTLTRSVDLTGKSKATLDLQGWWDIEENYDYLYAEVSTDGGANWTPVDGTADGKAIPRDAGDKPALTGTSGGYKKLCFPLDAYAGKKVDLRFRYQTDSGVAQKGFAADAITLTADGSPVFSDNAEGDDNGWTAKGFSRIGSSFTKDYPQYYLAENRQYVSYDKTLKSGPYNFGWSSTRPNWVEHFPYQNGLLIWKWDTSQPDNNVSAHPGSGLILPVDAHPTAEKWADGTLMRNRFQAYDSPFSRYPSDGYTVHKDGKAAKVKRKAGIPVFDDGKSAYWDESNPTGGVKIADTNTRIKILKESKSGSTMTVRVGPSAS from the coding sequence GTGAACAGTCAACGGAGGGCGGCCAGATCGGCTGCCATAGCCACGGTGGTGGCCGCGCTCGGCGCTGCGGCCCTGTCCACCGGCATGGCACGGGCCGACGCTCCGTCTACGCGGGTTGAGCGCCATGACCCGGCGCCCGCGAAGACGGATGTGAAGCACGATCTGGCCGGCCCGTTCAGCAAGACGCGGGAAGCGCAGCGCGAGGAGGCCCTGCGTCAGGTCATCTCCGGGGACGCGAAGACCGCCAAGCGCGGTGCGTCGCAGGTGGTGAAGCTCGGCAAGGGGAAGTACGTCGAGCTGGCCCGGGAGAAGACCGACAAGATCTTCACCATCCTGGCCGACTTCGGCGACAAGGTCGACAACACCACGATGGTCGACCCGGACGGCGACGGTCCGAAGCCCCCGGTGAAGAAGTACGGCGGTGATCCGGGCCCGGCCCACAACACCATCGCCGAGCCGGACCGCAAGGACGACAACAGCACGGCCTGGCAGAAGGACTACGACCGCAAGCACTTCCAGGACCTGTACTTCTCCAAGGACAAGAAGAAGCAGTCCCTGAAGAAGTACTACGAGCGGCAGTCCTCCGGCCGGTACTCGGTCGACGGTGAGGTCTCGGACTGGGTCAAGGTCGACTGGAACGAGGCCCGTTACGGCTCCAACTACTGCGGCAGCACCAACTGCTCCAACGCCTGGGACCTGGTCCGCGACGGGGTCAACCAGTGGGCCGAGGACCAGAAGGCGGCCGGCCGCACCGACGCGCAGATCAAGGCGGACCTGGCCGAGTACGACCAGTGGGACCGCTACGACTTCGACAACGACGGCAACTTCAACGAGCCCGACGGCTACATCGACCACTTCCAGATCGTGCACGCCGGTGAGGACGAGTCCGCGGGCGGCGGCGCTCAGGGCGAGAACGCGATCTGGGCGCACCGCTGGTACGCGTACGGCACCGACGCGGGCCGCACCGGTCCCGGGGAGAACAAGGCGGGCGGCACCCAGATCGGCGACACCGGCATCTGGGTCGGCGACTACACGATGCAGCCGGAGAACGGCGGTCTCGGTGTGTTCGCCCATGAGTACGGCCATGACCTCGGTCTGCCGGACGAGTACGACACCACCGGCAAGGGCGAGTCCTCGGTGGCCTTCTGGTCGCTGATGTCCTCCGGTTCCTGGCTGGGCACCGGCAAGGACTCCATCGGTGATCTGCCCGGTGACATGAACGCGTGGGACAAGTTCCAGCTGGGCTGGCTGAACTACGCCACCGCCAAGGCCGGGAAGAAGTCGACGCACACCCTCGGTGTCGCCGAGTACAACACCAAGAACAAGCAGGCGCTGGTGGTCGAACTGCCCGCCAAGCCCGTCACCACCGATGTGGTCAAGCCCGCCGAGGGCGCCAAGCAGTGGTGGAGCGGGATGGGTGACGACCTGAAGAACACCCTGACCCGTTCGGTGGACCTCACCGGTAAGTCCAAGGCCACCCTGGACCTCCAGGGCTGGTGGGACATCGAGGAGAACTACGACTACCTCTACGCCGAGGTCTCCACGGACGGCGGCGCCAACTGGACGCCGGTGGACGGCACCGCGGACGGCAAGGCCATCCCGCGGGACGCCGGTGACAAGCCGGCCCTGACCGGCACCTCGGGCGGGTACAAGAAGCTCTGCTTCCCGCTGGACGCCTATGCGGGCAAGAAGGTCGACCTGCGCTTCCGCTACCAGACCGACAGCGGTGTGGCGCAGAAGGGCTTCGCGGCCGACGCGATCACCCTGACCGCGGACGGCTCCCCGGTCTTCTCGGACAACGCCGAGGGTGATGACAACGGCTGGACGGCCAAGGGCTTCTCGCGCATCGGCAGCTCCTTCACCAAGGACTACCCGCAGTACTACCTGGCGGAGAACCGTCAGTACGTGTCGTACGACAAGACCCTCAAGTCCGGTCCGTACAACTTCGGCTGGTCCTCGACCCGGCCCAACTGGGTGGAGCACTTCCCGTACCAGAACGGTCTGCTGATCTGGAAGTGGGACACCTCGCAGCCGGACAACAACGTCAGCGCCCACCCGGGCAGCGGACTGATCCTGCCGGTCGACGCGCACCCGACCGCCGAGAAGTGGGCGGACGGCACGCTGATGCGCAACCGGTTCCAGGCGTACGACTCGCCCTTCAGCCGGTACCCGAGCGACGGCTACACCGTGCACAAGGACGGGAAGGCCGCGAAGGTGAAGCGCAAGGCGGGCATTCCAGTCTTCGACGACGGTAAGAGTGCGTACTGGGACGAAAGCAACCCCACCGGTGGTGTGAAGATTGCTGACACCAACACCCGGATCAAGATCCTCAAGGAGTCCAAGAGCGGCTCGACGATGACCGTACGCGTCGGACCGTCAGCTTCATAA
- a CDS encoding RDD family protein codes for MSTDQPPPGADEPRDRGSDPFAKHPPTGGAEDTGGAGGAGGTNGTPYGEHRDEGDPLAGMPPLAHLGRRLIARIIDALLVGIPVGLVMAAILGGYDPVDGSARSSTVTIVYALVYFVYEGLMLTHYGQTVGKKAMKIRVAMLENGQPPVGQPGWVRAGVYALPEIVPCCGFIFWLLNVLWCTWDRPYRQCLHDKAAKTVVVSAVP; via the coding sequence ATGAGCACCGACCAGCCGCCCCCCGGGGCCGATGAGCCCCGGGACCGGGGCAGCGATCCGTTCGCCAAACACCCGCCGACCGGTGGCGCCGAGGACACCGGCGGTGCCGGTGGCGCGGGTGGCACCAACGGCACCCCGTACGGCGAGCACCGTGACGAAGGCGATCCGCTCGCGGGCATGCCCCCGCTGGCACATCTGGGCCGCCGTCTGATCGCCCGGATCATCGACGCGCTGCTCGTCGGCATTCCGGTCGGTCTGGTCATGGCCGCGATCCTGGGCGGTTACGACCCGGTGGACGGAAGCGCCCGGTCGTCCACCGTCACCATCGTGTACGCGCTGGTGTACTTCGTCTACGAAGGATTGATGCTCACCCACTACGGCCAGACAGTGGGAAAGAAGGCGATGAAGATCCGGGTGGCGATGCTGGAGAACGGTCAGCCGCCGGTCGGTCAGCCCGGCTGGGTGCGTGCCGGGGTCTACGCCCTTCCGGAGATCGTGCCCTGTTGCGGTTTCATCTTCTGGCTGCTCAACGTCTTGTGGTGCACCTGGGACCGGCCGTACCGGCAGTGTCTGCACGACAAGGCGGCCAAGACGGTCGTGGTCTCCGCCGTGCCCTGA
- a CDS encoding RDD family protein — protein MSPDPLTPPQNPQLAGMPPLATPGQRFAARLIDTLVLGVIWTVALVATGALQYTLDHPGKQDMARVTLALVITMAVYFGYEGLMLARTGQTLGKRTLRIRVAMLSDGDVPARQGWVRAAVYALPGMLVPVLVGTVFWLVDSVSLLWDKPFRRALHDKAARTVVVTA, from the coding sequence ATGAGCCCCGATCCGCTGACGCCACCGCAGAACCCCCAGCTCGCCGGGATGCCGCCGCTGGCCACACCCGGTCAGCGGTTCGCCGCCCGGCTCATCGACACCCTGGTGCTCGGCGTCATCTGGACGGTGGCACTGGTCGCGACCGGGGCGCTCCAGTACACACTGGACCACCCGGGCAAGCAGGACATGGCCCGGGTGACGCTGGCGCTGGTGATCACCATGGCGGTCTATTTCGGCTACGAGGGGCTGATGCTGGCCCGCACCGGCCAGACGCTCGGCAAGCGGACGTTGCGGATCCGGGTCGCGATGCTCTCCGACGGGGACGTCCCGGCGCGGCAGGGCTGGGTGCGGGCCGCGGTGTACGCACTGCCGGGGATGCTGGTGCCGGTGCTGGTCGGCACGGTGTTCTGGCTGGTCGACTCGGTCTCGCTGCTGTGGGACAAGCCGTTCCGGCGCGCTCTGCACGACAAGGCGGCGCGGACCGTGGTGGTGACGGCGTGA
- a CDS encoding FtsK/SpoIIIE domain-containing protein, producing the protein MTWDWGVWLAIVLVLIAARARLGGSRLPRSVRRVAALPWVWYLAGFPVVALRMRFTWRKLARNADLAVARHHVPRALVGRDMIVTGRPLRPQAPRLGLPRPTRDGLVVRAFLHPGQTPGPYIDAAPAMAHAWRMHSVRVVSDRRGEVLITAVWRDPLQEAMHGEVPDPDAPDMPARVLTAHVGRTETGGVWAMDLHRVPHWLIVGATQSGKSTLLASLVRELATRPVALVGIDCKGGMELSLFERRLSALACSRSEAVALLAVLCDEAASRMAMCRAAGVRAIWDLPEEVRPVPVVVLVDEIAELYLVDGSKISRQEAAECSTYLLRIAQLGAALGLHLIVAGQRVGSELGAGVTALRAQLGGRVCHRVHDEATAEMALGDLAKDAIEVARTITEDEQGVAVTAMGGAWVRARSRLTSAASARRIAELHADLTPDMPDLLRAVISATYKGTT; encoded by the coding sequence ATGACGTGGGACTGGGGAGTTTGGTTGGCGATCGTGCTGGTCCTCATTGCTGCGCGGGCGCGCCTTGGGGGCTCGCGGCTGCCGCGCTCGGTGCGTCGTGTCGCGGCACTGCCCTGGGTGTGGTACCTGGCCGGATTCCCGGTCGTGGCGCTGCGTATGCGGTTCACGTGGAGGAAGCTGGCCCGCAATGCGGACCTGGCGGTTGCGCGCCATCACGTCCCTCGTGCGCTCGTCGGGCGGGACATGATCGTCACGGGGCGGCCACTTCGGCCGCAAGCACCTCGGCTCGGTCTGCCGCGTCCCACCCGTGACGGCCTGGTCGTGCGGGCCTTCCTGCACCCTGGGCAGACTCCGGGTCCGTACATCGATGCGGCGCCTGCCATGGCGCACGCCTGGAGGATGCACTCCGTTCGCGTGGTCTCCGATCGTCGTGGGGAAGTCCTCATCACTGCGGTGTGGAGGGATCCCCTCCAAGAGGCAATGCACGGCGAAGTACCGGATCCGGATGCTCCGGACATGCCTGCTCGGGTGCTGACGGCTCATGTAGGCCGAACCGAAACCGGGGGTGTGTGGGCGATGGATCTGCATCGGGTTCCGCACTGGCTGATCGTCGGCGCTACACAGTCAGGCAAGAGCACCCTTCTTGCCTCACTGGTCCGGGAGCTGGCGACACGGCCGGTGGCGCTGGTCGGGATCGACTGCAAGGGCGGCATGGAACTGTCGCTCTTCGAGCGTCGGCTGTCCGCGCTGGCATGCAGCCGCTCCGAGGCGGTGGCGCTCCTGGCGGTGCTGTGCGATGAGGCAGCGTCGCGTATGGCGATGTGCCGGGCGGCTGGCGTGCGCGCTATCTGGGATCTGCCGGAGGAGGTTCGCCCGGTGCCGGTCGTGGTCCTGGTGGACGAGATCGCGGAGCTGTATCTCGTTGACGGGTCCAAGATCAGTCGCCAGGAAGCGGCGGAATGCTCGACCTACCTTCTGCGGATCGCGCAGCTCGGTGCGGCGCTGGGGCTGCATCTCATCGTGGCCGGGCAGCGTGTCGGCAGTGAGCTGGGCGCCGGAGTGACAGCGCTCCGTGCGCAGCTTGGGGGCCGGGTTTGCCACCGCGTCCATGACGAAGCAACAGCGGAAATGGCGCTCGGCGACTTGGCGAAGGATGCAATCGAGGTCGCGCGGACGATCACAGAGGATGAGCAGGGTGTCGCTGTCACTGCGATGGGCGGCGCATGGGTTCGGGCACGGTCGCGGCTGACTTCCGCGGCGTCGGCTCGGCGGATAGCTGAACTGCACGCCGATCTGACTCCCGATATGCCAGACCTTTTGCGGGCTGTCATTTCCGCAACGTACAAGGGGACGACATGA
- a CDS encoding RDD family protein, with amino-acid sequence MGTPPGGGAEMPGVGYYPDPSIPGYIRYWNGAAWVPGTSRPAPAEGESMPAPPPGVTHTQVIAPAGDETGPMFLDEDPAPGPAEGTGGALPEVRQRGEMDVRDSGAGGAGGAGAQPVPPGGTAAPVDWDDPRRLHGSRPEPATAWQADASRQAGFGGEQDRRVSWGSEHDGPGGAPAGPLPGVPDPRRAAEDPAGGGDQPGNQPGGPDNSTLTMRGSGARPPKDRSTQALPPVRRNPELPPADGGEPAAAPGAGTLSGRAPRPQGGTDTPTTGQGRGQGQDQGTMAFRAVGRGVPGQGAGAAGTTPPAQPQQPQQPQQPYGGVPPQGGAPSGPAWQQQVHQLAQQHGQQPGAPQPGAPQQGGQQQGGQQPGQQGAPEGVIPWKPPVDNPFLQAAQAQGRPAPLGRRLLARLIDTVVLLGIVGAAALPLWSKASDHIEEKVETAKRTGETVTVYLLDGTTGGYLGMALGLLLVLGIVLEALPTAAWGRTLGKKLAGVRVLDIEGHSKPSFGAALRRWLVYSVLGLLVIGVLNVLWCLFDRPWRQCWHDKAARTFVAASG; translated from the coding sequence ATGGGGACGCCTCCTGGTGGTGGTGCGGAAATGCCCGGGGTGGGGTACTACCCAGATCCGTCCATCCCCGGCTACATCCGTTACTGGAACGGCGCGGCCTGGGTGCCGGGCACCAGCAGGCCCGCCCCGGCCGAGGGCGAGTCCATGCCCGCGCCACCGCCCGGGGTGACCCACACCCAGGTGATCGCCCCGGCGGGGGACGAGACCGGGCCGATGTTCCTGGACGAGGACCCGGCACCGGGCCCCGCGGAGGGGACCGGCGGGGCACTGCCCGAGGTGCGCCAACGCGGGGAGATGGACGTCCGGGACAGCGGCGCGGGAGGTGCCGGCGGTGCGGGCGCCCAGCCGGTGCCGCCCGGTGGAACCGCGGCCCCGGTGGACTGGGACGATCCACGGCGGTTGCACGGCTCCCGGCCCGAACCCGCCACGGCCTGGCAGGCCGATGCCTCGCGGCAGGCCGGGTTCGGCGGTGAGCAGGACCGCCGGGTCTCCTGGGGCTCGGAGCACGACGGCCCCGGCGGTGCCCCGGCCGGGCCGCTGCCCGGGGTGCCCGATCCGCGGCGCGCCGCGGAGGACCCGGCGGGCGGCGGCGACCAGCCGGGCAATCAGCCGGGTGGCCCGGACAACTCCACGCTGACCATGCGCGGGAGCGGGGCCCGGCCGCCCAAGGACCGCTCCACCCAGGCGCTGCCGCCGGTGCGCCGGAACCCCGAACTGCCCCCGGCCGACGGCGGCGAGCCGGCGGCCGCGCCGGGCGCCGGCACGCTGTCGGGCCGCGCGCCCCGTCCGCAGGGCGGTACGGACACCCCCACGACCGGCCAGGGCCGGGGCCAAGGCCAGGACCAGGGCACCATGGCGTTCCGTGCGGTCGGCCGCGGCGTACCGGGCCAGGGCGCCGGTGCCGCCGGCACCACACCTCCGGCCCAGCCCCAGCAGCCGCAACAGCCCCAGCAGCCCTACGGTGGTGTGCCCCCGCAGGGCGGCGCACCGAGCGGTCCGGCCTGGCAGCAGCAGGTGCACCAACTCGCCCAGCAGCACGGGCAGCAGCCGGGCGCGCCGCAGCCGGGCGCGCCGCAGCAGGGCGGGCAGCAGCAGGGCGGGCAGCAGCCGGGTCAACAGGGCGCGCCCGAGGGCGTCATCCCCTGGAAGCCGCCCGTCGACAACCCCTTCCTCCAGGCCGCGCAGGCCCAGGGGCGGCCCGCCCCGCTCGGCCGCCGTCTCCTCGCCCGGCTGATCGACACCGTCGTCCTGCTCGGAATCGTCGGTGCCGCCGCACTGCCCCTGTGGAGCAAGGCGAGCGACCACATCGAGGAGAAGGTGGAGACGGCGAAGCGGACCGGAGAGACCGTCACCGTCTACCTCCTGGACGGCACCACCGGCGGCTATCTCGGCATGGCGCTCGGTCTGCTGCTGGTCCTCGGGATCGTCCTGGAGGCGCTGCCCACCGCCGCCTGGGGCCGCACCCTGGGCAAGAAGCTGGCCGGGGTGCGGGTCCTGGACATCGAGGGGCACAGCAAACCGTCCTTCGGCGCCGCGCTGCGCCGTTGGCTGGTCTACTCGGTGCTGGGACTGCTGGTGATCGGCGTGCTGAACGTGCTCTGGTGCCTGTTCGACCGCCCGTGGCGGCAGTGCTGGCACGACAAGGCGGCGCGCACCTTCGTGGCGGCGTCCGGCTGA
- a CDS encoding replication initiator: protein MSDPRARRSALDHAERLRGLTTTERDMIRLVQDPGFGRWLDQMRNIGGCSHPIYLSGQTVTRDLITGETLRFYSTADEPRGTLAVRCGNRRESRCEPCSRLHSGDTFHLVRAGLLGGKTVPAAVVHHPRLFVTLTAPSFGPVHRATTDKPCRPRRSGGHCAHGRPVGCGAFHADSDNAIGRPLCSACYDYAAHVLWHATAGELWNRTCILIRRLLAATQSISQRKLNEHLRVSFAKVAEFQKRGAVHVHAVIRVDGPDGPQSPPPAWATPLLLADVVLRAVDDAETCTPYTVELGEHIIKWGEQIDVHPISPETAQATVTDSAVAAYIAKYVSKSVGEVGGTDWKIKTAEEIELARVSPHMRALMGMCWRLGGIPVLAPLRLRLWAHTLGYRGHVLTKSRKYSTTYAALRSARSEFRSDRGEEERPGAGVESSWRYVRSGHSLAEAEIATGIAEDIVRSRDLANEIRIDTRRRK from the coding sequence ATGTCCGACCCCCGTGCGCGGCGCTCCGCACTCGACCACGCGGAGCGCCTGCGCGGGCTCACGACCACTGAACGCGACATGATCCGACTCGTACAAGACCCCGGCTTCGGGCGCTGGCTCGACCAAATGCGCAACATCGGGGGCTGCTCACACCCCATCTACCTCTCTGGCCAGACCGTGACTCGCGATCTGATCACGGGTGAGACGCTGCGGTTCTACAGCACCGCAGATGAGCCACGCGGGACGCTGGCCGTCCGGTGCGGCAACCGCCGCGAAAGCAGGTGTGAGCCGTGCTCACGCCTCCACTCCGGGGACACCTTCCACCTTGTCCGGGCCGGACTGCTGGGCGGCAAGACCGTGCCAGCCGCGGTGGTCCATCACCCCCGGCTGTTTGTGACGCTGACGGCGCCCAGCTTCGGGCCGGTCCATCGCGCGACCACCGACAAGCCGTGTCGCCCTCGCCGATCCGGTGGGCACTGCGCCCATGGTCGCCCCGTAGGCTGCGGCGCCTTCCATGCCGACTCCGACAACGCGATTGGGCGCCCACTGTGCTCGGCCTGCTACGACTACGCGGCACACGTACTCTGGCACGCTACGGCCGGTGAACTCTGGAACAGGACTTGCATCCTGATCCGGCGGCTCCTTGCCGCCACACAGTCGATTAGCCAGCGCAAGCTGAATGAACACCTGCGGGTTTCCTTCGCGAAAGTCGCCGAATTTCAGAAGCGCGGTGCGGTGCACGTGCACGCAGTGATCCGGGTAGACGGTCCGGACGGGCCTCAGTCGCCACCTCCAGCATGGGCCACGCCCCTATTGCTGGCTGATGTGGTCCTTCGCGCAGTAGACGATGCGGAGACCTGCACCCCCTACACCGTGGAATTGGGAGAGCACATCATCAAATGGGGAGAGCAAATCGATGTGCATCCGATCTCTCCCGAGACTGCACAAGCCACAGTCACAGATAGTGCGGTGGCAGCGTACATCGCGAAATACGTGTCCAAGAGCGTCGGCGAAGTCGGGGGAACTGACTGGAAGATCAAAACGGCAGAGGAAATCGAGCTTGCACGCGTAAGTCCTCACATGCGCGCACTCATGGGTATGTGCTGGCGTCTCGGGGGGATTCCTGTGCTGGCTCCGCTGCGGCTACGGCTGTGGGCGCACACTCTGGGATACCGGGGACACGTGCTTACGAAGTCGCGCAAGTACTCCACCACGTACGCGGCTCTGCGTTCGGCACGTTCCGAATTTCGCTCGGACCGTGGAGAGGAAGAGAGGCCCGGGGCGGGTGTCGAGTCATCATGGCGTTACGTCCGGTCCGGCCATTCGCTAGCTGAGGCAGAGATAGCGACGGGGATTGCGGAAGATATTGTGCGCAGTCGCGATCTCGCTAATGAGATTCGAATCGATACGCGGAGGCGGAAGTGA
- a CDS encoding GntR family transcriptional regulator, whose amino-acid sequence MPDDASSAQQLTSEPRYLQLARILAAEISKGEGGGYPPGSQLPSETELLERYGVSRNTVRQAIAELRRMGLAASHQGKGTFVRREDAPALVIKRTLIRRGKTLVMGHQFEVAEEPTVTRDHASGTVASLLGRGPVHTITAERLLRDPETGVRAAHKTVIPFDVADQVPALAERPDAHPPELYAMLADKGLTLTWWETVTARAARPDERAALSTDADTILITYRVTQDQDGRALLVEELRMSAAAINPTYRITPTTPARG is encoded by the coding sequence GTGCCGGACGACGCCAGCTCAGCCCAGCAGCTCACCAGCGAGCCCCGATACCTCCAGCTCGCACGAATCTTGGCCGCTGAGATCAGCAAGGGGGAAGGAGGCGGCTATCCACCGGGCAGCCAACTGCCGTCCGAGACAGAGCTACTGGAGCGCTACGGGGTCAGCCGCAACACAGTGCGCCAGGCCATAGCTGAACTCCGTCGCATGGGTCTCGCCGCTTCCCACCAGGGCAAAGGGACTTTCGTCCGCCGCGAGGACGCCCCCGCCCTAGTGATCAAGCGGACTCTGATCCGCCGAGGTAAGACTCTGGTGATGGGCCATCAGTTCGAGGTAGCCGAGGAGCCCACGGTGACCCGTGACCACGCATCGGGCACAGTCGCCTCTCTCCTCGGTCGGGGCCCGGTCCACACCATCACAGCAGAACGCTTGCTGCGCGACCCGGAGACCGGAGTCCGTGCCGCACACAAGACCGTGATCCCGTTCGACGTGGCCGACCAGGTGCCCGCACTGGCCGAACGGCCCGACGCCCACCCGCCGGAGCTGTACGCCATGCTTGCCGACAAGGGACTCACGCTCACGTGGTGGGAGACCGTGACAGCCCGAGCCGCCCGCCCGGACGAACGGGCCGCACTCAGCACCGACGCCGACACCATCCTGATCACCTACCGCGTAACGCAGGACCAGGACGGCCGCGCACTACTTGTCGAAGAACTGCGCATGAGCGCCGCCGCGATCAACCCGACCTACCGCATCACGCCGACCACCCCCGCACGCGGCTAA